TCCTGCTGCGGTGGCCACACCGCGGCCATAGACGATATCTGGCCCGGCGTCGAGCGCCGACCCTTCTTCGCCGGGGTCGAGTGCGACTGGTGCACCGCCTGCCCCAGCCACGACTGGGAGTACACCCTGGATTTCGACCGCCTGGCCCACGCCCTCGCCGCGGCGGGCTACACCTCCGAAAACCCGACGGGCCTGCGCCTGTGGACCAACGCCCGCACCGGCCGGGTCCGGTACGTCGTGTTCACCCTGGCCTCGGGGGGCGAGCTGGAGCTGCCGGGCGACGAGTTCCGACGCCTCGTGGGGTACGGTGAGCTGAAGAGCACGTACTTCGACATCGCCCGCGTCACCGAGGGCGGGCTGGTGCTCTCGGGCCACGGTTACGGCCACGGCGTGGGGC
Above is a genomic segment from bacterium containing:
- a CDS encoding cell division protein; amino-acid sequence: SCCGGHTAAIDDIWPGVERRPFFAGVECDWCTACPSHDWEYTLDFDRLAHALAAAGYTSENPTGLRLWTNARTGRVRYVVFTLASGGELELPGDEFRRLVGYGELKSTYFDIARVTEGGLVLSGHGYGHGVGLCQWGSRGMAEAGFTYKEIINHYYPGAGIAQWDALWPMEPRPTS